The following proteins come from a genomic window of Taeniopygia guttata chromosome 25, bTaeGut7.mat, whole genome shotgun sequence:
- the LOC100230049 gene encoding cell adhesion molecule 3 isoform X3: MQPPALRILLLIACFASARGNLSRDESQPTTSDETVVAGGTVVLKCQVEDPDDSSLQWSNPAQQTLYFGEKRALRDNRIQLERSTPNELTISISDVVLADEGEYTCSIFTMPVRTAKALVTVLGIPQKPQIFGHEQPIDEEKVARLLCRSSGSKPAAQLRWRKGNRDIKDSGTEVVEDPNGKTFTVTSRVEFRVTKEDNEVEVTCTVDHESLQNSERSTTQKLQVHYKPTAKIEPHPQYPREGEKLQLQCDGQGNPIPQEFLWEKEGSEAPLQLSSDSVLIFPFLNKSDSGTYVCTATSSMGSVVAKYNLDVSDLYRKVFVFRKDPSDAFVALQARLQQPLHNFTVCLRSYTDLTRPHSLFSYATKAQDNEILLFKPKPEEYRFYVGGKFVTFRVPEGRRDWEHVCASWESATGIAEFWLNGKPWPRKGLQKGYTVGATASILLGQEQDSFGGGFDLYNSFSGELTDVYLWDAGLSPEKMRAAFLSLRLPPALLAWNGLSYEVKGDVVVKPRLREALQA; the protein is encoded by the exons AGAGCCAGCCCACGACGTCAGATGAGACCGTGGTGGCCGGGGGCACGGTGGTGCTCAAGTGCCAGGTGGAAGATCCCGACGATTCCTCCCTGCAATGGTCCAACCCTGCCCAGCAGACCCTGTACTTCGGGGAAAAAAGAG ccctgcgGGATAACCGGATCCAGCTGGAGAGATCCACCCCCAACGAACTGACCATCAGCATCAGCGACGTGGTGCTGGCGGACGAGGGCGAGTACACCTGCTCCATCTTCACCATGCCCGTCAGGACTGCCAAGGCCCTGGTCACCGTGCTGG GGATCCCGCAGAAGCCGCAGATCTTCGGGCACGAGCAGCCCATCGACGAGGAGAAGGTGGCGCGGCTGCTGTGCCGCTCGTCCGGCAGCAAACCCGCGGCGCAGCTGCGCTGGAGGAAGGGCAACCGCGACATCAAGG ACTCGGGCACCGAGGTGGTGGAGGACCCCAACGGCAAAACCTTCACGGTGACCAGCCGGGTGGAGTTCCGTGTCACCAAGGAGGACAACGAGGTCGAGGTCACCTGCACCGTGGACCACGAGTCCCTGCAGAACTCCGAGAGGTCCACCACGCAGAAGCTGCAGGTCCACT ACAAGCCCACGGCGAAGATCGAGCCTCACCCGCAGTACCCACGCGagggggagaagctgcagctgcagtgtgacGGGCAGGGCAACCCCAT CCCGCAGGAGTTCCTGTGGGAGAAGGAGGGCAGCGAGGCGCCGCTGCAGCTCAGCTCCGACAGCGTCCTCATCTTCCCCTTCCTCAACAAGAGTGACAGTGGCACCTACGTCTGCACGGCCACCAGCTCCATGGGCAGCGTGGTGGCCAAGTACAACCTGGATGTCAGCG ACCTGTACCGAAAGGTGTTCGTGTTCCGGAAGGATCCCAGCGACGCCTTCGTGGCGCTGCAGGCGCGGCTGCAGCAACCCCTGCACAACTTCACCGTCTGCCTGCGCTCCTACACCGACCTCACGCGGCCCCACAGCCTCttctcctacgccaccaaagCTCAGGACAACGAGATCCTCCTCTTCAAGCCCAAACCTGAGGAGTACCGCTTCTACGTGGGCGGAAAATTCGTCACCTTCCGCGTCCCCGAAGGCcgcagggactgggagcacgTCTGCGCCAGTTGGGAATCCGCCACCGGCATCGCCGAATTTTGGCTCAACGGGAAGCCCTGGCCGAGGAAAGGGCTGCAGAAGGGCTACACGGTGGGAGCCACGGCGTCCatcctgctggggcaggagcaggacagttttgggggtggttttgaCCTCTATAATTCCTTCTCGGGGGAGCTGACCGATGTCTACCTGTGGGACGCGGGGTTGTCACCGGAGAAGATGCGCGCGGCTTTCCTGTCCTTGCGCCTGCCGCCGGCGCTGCTGGCCTGGAACGGCCTCAGCTACGAGGTGAAGGGAGATGTGGTGGTGAAACCCCGGCTCCGGGAGGCTCTGCAGGCCTGA
- the LOC100230049 gene encoding cell adhesion molecule 3 isoform X1, protein MQPPALRILLLIACFASARGNLSRDESQPTTSDETVVAGGTVVLKCQVEDPDDSSLQWSNPAQQTLYFGEKRALRDNRIQLERSTPNELTISISDVVLADEGEYTCSIFTMPVRTAKALVTVLGIPQKPQIFGHEQPIDEEKVARLLCRSSGSKPAAQLRWRKGNRDIKDSGTEVVEDPNGKTFTVTSRVEFRVTKEDNEVEVTCTVDHESLQNSERSTTQKLQVHYKPTAKIEPHPQYPREGEKLQLQCDGQGNPIPQEFLWEKEGSEAPLQLSSDSVLIFPFLNKSDSGTYVCTATSSMGSVVAKYNLDVSDASPVPSTSSTYHAMIGGVVAVIVFLLLSLLIVLGHYLIRHKGTYLTHEAKGSDDAPDADTAIINAEGGQAGGDDKKEYFI, encoded by the exons AGAGCCAGCCCACGACGTCAGATGAGACCGTGGTGGCCGGGGGCACGGTGGTGCTCAAGTGCCAGGTGGAAGATCCCGACGATTCCTCCCTGCAATGGTCCAACCCTGCCCAGCAGACCCTGTACTTCGGGGAAAAAAGAG ccctgcgGGATAACCGGATCCAGCTGGAGAGATCCACCCCCAACGAACTGACCATCAGCATCAGCGACGTGGTGCTGGCGGACGAGGGCGAGTACACCTGCTCCATCTTCACCATGCCCGTCAGGACTGCCAAGGCCCTGGTCACCGTGCTGG GGATCCCGCAGAAGCCGCAGATCTTCGGGCACGAGCAGCCCATCGACGAGGAGAAGGTGGCGCGGCTGCTGTGCCGCTCGTCCGGCAGCAAACCCGCGGCGCAGCTGCGCTGGAGGAAGGGCAACCGCGACATCAAGG ACTCGGGCACCGAGGTGGTGGAGGACCCCAACGGCAAAACCTTCACGGTGACCAGCCGGGTGGAGTTCCGTGTCACCAAGGAGGACAACGAGGTCGAGGTCACCTGCACCGTGGACCACGAGTCCCTGCAGAACTCCGAGAGGTCCACCACGCAGAAGCTGCAGGTCCACT ACAAGCCCACGGCGAAGATCGAGCCTCACCCGCAGTACCCACGCGagggggagaagctgcagctgcagtgtgacGGGCAGGGCAACCCCAT CCCGCAGGAGTTCCTGTGGGAGAAGGAGGGCAGCGAGGCGCCGCTGCAGCTCAGCTCCGACAGCGTCCTCATCTTCCCCTTCCTCAACAAGAGTGACAGTGGCACCTACGTCTGCACGGCCACCAGCTCCATGGGCAGCGTGGTGGCCAAGTACAACCTGGATGTCAGCG ATGCCAGCCCGGTGCCCTCGACCTCCAGCACGTACCACGCCATGATCGGCGGTGTGGTGGCCGTCATCgtcttcctcctgctcagcctcctCATCGTGCTGGGACATTACCTGATCAGGCACAAAG gCACGTACCTGACCCACGAGGCCAAAGGCTCTGACGACGCTCCGGACGCCGACACCGCCATCATCAACGCCGAGGGCGGCCAGGCCGGCGGCGACGACAAGAAGGAATATTTCATCTAA
- the ACKR1 gene encoding atypical chemokine receptor 1, whose amino-acid sequence MGNCIPVTPGILETPGALDLEEIMGDISSYNDTYINATFLDYDATPCHNNFCPLFQRVAPPFLATTTATATLTIVTLLVALSKRPHAWQWPRSRALVAQLALGTALFAAPLPALAAGVAWGWHLGTAFCRLCHLLWHWSVFSQALLVASGSRGTVWARWDPRSRRLAVMLWVAALILATPSALVSGVAAGTACIQRSVGILAPLYLLHLSLCLCLLLLMPTGVLLAAVVVPGSRASWVGGTGLVWLFSGLWVPYGAGLAGQFLLQAGLLEPTCGSFQHFDLALGLSEALGVLHCGLGPLVVLLGRGCRRGGGDGGGC is encoded by the exons ATGGGCAACTGTATCCCCGTG ACCCCCGGCATCCTGGAGACCCCGGGCGCGCTGGACCTGGAGGAAATCATGGGCGACATCTCCTCCTACAACGACACTTACATCAACGCCACCTTCTTGGACTACGATGCCACCCCGTGCCACAACAACTTCTGTCCCCTCTTCCAGCGCGTAGCTCCCCCTTTCCTGGCCACCACCACCGCCACGGCCACTCTGACCATTGTCACCTTGCTGGTGGCTCTGTCCAAGCGTCCCCACGCGTGGCAGTGGCCGCGGAGCCGCGCTttggtggcacagctggcactgggcactgcGCTGTTCGCTGCACCGCTGCCAGCGCTGGCCGCGGGCGTGGCGTGGGGTTGGCACCTTGGCACGGCGTTTTGTCgcctgtgtcacctcctgtggCACTGGAGCGTGTTCTCCCAAGCTCTGCTGGTGGCCAGCGGTTCCCGTGGCACCGTTTGGGCTCGGTGGGACCCCCGGAGCCGCCGTTTGGCCGTGATGCTGTGGGTGGCAGCGCTGATTTTGGCCACCCCATCCGCGCTGGTCAGCGGGGTGGCAGCGGGCACAGCGTGCATCCAGCGCAGTGTGGGCATCCTGGCACCGCTTTATCTGCTGCACCTCtccctgtgcctctgcctgctgctgctgatgcccACGGGGGTGCTGCTGGCCGCGGTGGTCGTGCCCGGTTCCAGGGCGAGCTGGGTGGGTGGAACCGGGCTGGTGTGGCTCTTCTCGGGGCTCTGGGTGCCCTACGGAGCGGGGCTGGCGGGGCAGTTCCTGCTCCAGGCCGGGCTGCTGGAGCCCACCTGCGGCTCCTTCCAGCATTTCGAcctggccctggggctgagTGAGGCGCTGGGGGTGCTGCACTGCGGGCTCGGGCCGCTGGTCGTGCTGCTCGGCCGGGGATGCCGCCGCGGGGGTGGGGATGGCGGGGGATGCTGA
- the LOC100230049 gene encoding serum amyloid P-component isoform X2, translating to MGHLQLWLLVLAGLTGMVAQEDLYRKVFVFRKDPSDAFVALQARLQQPLHNFTVCLRSYTDLTRPHSLFSYATKAQDNEILLFKPKPEEYRFYVGGKFVTFRVPEGRRDWEHVCASWESATGIAEFWLNGKPWPRKGLQKGYTVGATASILLGQEQDSFGGGFDLYNSFSGELTDVYLWDAGLSPEKMRAAFLSLRLPPALLAWNGLSYEVKGDVVVKPRLREALQA from the exons ATGggccacctgcagctctggctgctcgTCCTGGCCGGGCTCACGGGGATGGTGGCCCAGGAAG ACCTGTACCGAAAGGTGTTCGTGTTCCGGAAGGATCCCAGCGACGCCTTCGTGGCGCTGCAGGCGCGGCTGCAGCAACCCCTGCACAACTTCACCGTCTGCCTGCGCTCCTACACCGACCTCACGCGGCCCCACAGCCTCttctcctacgccaccaaagCTCAGGACAACGAGATCCTCCTCTTCAAGCCCAAACCTGAGGAGTACCGCTTCTACGTGGGCGGAAAATTCGTCACCTTCCGCGTCCCCGAAGGCcgcagggactgggagcacgTCTGCGCCAGTTGGGAATCCGCCACCGGCATCGCCGAATTTTGGCTCAACGGGAAGCCCTGGCCGAGGAAAGGGCTGCAGAAGGGCTACACGGTGGGAGCCACGGCGTCCatcctgctggggcaggagcaggacagttttgggggtggttttgaCCTCTATAATTCCTTCTCGGGGGAGCTGACCGATGTCTACCTGTGGGACGCGGGGTTGTCACCGGAGAAGATGCGCGCGGCTTTCCTGTCCTTGCGCCTGCCGCCGGCGCTGCTGGCCTGGAACGGCCTCAGCTACGAGGTGAAGGGAGATGTGGTGGTGAAACCCCGGCTCCGGGAGGCTCTGCAGGCCTGA